Proteins co-encoded in one Setaria viridis chromosome 9, Setaria_viridis_v4.0, whole genome shotgun sequence genomic window:
- the LOC117838664 gene encoding uncharacterized protein isoform X1, with protein sequence MLYKSFYLALLNDARRYFLLLAIKIAVTLFSSHQGPPLGLCLAITSIHPRLSCRTYHLSMHHKCGLHQQESSTNGNIRTKQCPMRWIDFSMPRNPTKTSMSNWGYLGDSQIFVQFTPKIKVASTRFSDYHFRNALAVYGKELNATLAERLARWMENGDSEGELQLQCRNKSRPSPRSCILHIVEIAKLIVAVYN encoded by the exons ATGCTGTATAAATCCTTTTATTTAGCCTTACTAAATGATGCGAGAAGGTATTTTCTTTTGCTTGCAATTAAAATTGCTGTAACGCTATTCTCCTCTCATCAGGGACCTCCCTTGGGGCTGTGCTTGGCTATCACCAGCATTCATCCTCGCCTGAGCTGCAGAACTTACCATCTATCAATGCATCACAAATGTGGTTTGCATCAGCAAG AATCAAGCACTAATGGAAACATAAGGACCAAACAATGTCCCATGAGATGGATCGACTTCAG TATGCCGAGGAACCCTACCAAAACATCGATGTCAAATTGGGGTTACCTTGGAG ATTCTCAGATATTTGTTCAGTTCACGCCAAAAATCAAGGTTGCAAGCACGAGGTTCTCTGATTATCATTTTAGAAATGCATTGGCAG TCTACGGTAAAGAGTTAAATGCCACCTTAGCAGAGAGGCTAGCGCGATGGATGGAGAATGGAGACAGTGAGGgggagctgcagctgcagtgCAGAAATAAGTCTAGACCATCACCCAGATCATGCATTTTGCATATTGTCGAG ATTGCTAAATTGATAGTTGCGGTATATAATTAA
- the LOC117838664 gene encoding uncharacterized protein isoform X3, with amino-acid sequence MLYKSFYLALLNDARRYFLLLAIKIAVTLFSSHQGPPLGLCLAITSIHPRLSCRTYHLSMHHKCGLHQQESSTNGNIRTKQCPMRWIDFSMPRNPTKTSMSNWGYLGDSQIFVQFTPKIKVASTRFSDYHFRNALAERLARWMENGDSEGELQLQCRNKSRPSPRSCILHIVEIAKLIVAVYN; translated from the exons ATGCTGTATAAATCCTTTTATTTAGCCTTACTAAATGATGCGAGAAGGTATTTTCTTTTGCTTGCAATTAAAATTGCTGTAACGCTATTCTCCTCTCATCAGGGACCTCCCTTGGGGCTGTGCTTGGCTATCACCAGCATTCATCCTCGCCTGAGCTGCAGAACTTACCATCTATCAATGCATCACAAATGTGGTTTGCATCAGCAAG AATCAAGCACTAATGGAAACATAAGGACCAAACAATGTCCCATGAGATGGATCGACTTCAG TATGCCGAGGAACCCTACCAAAACATCGATGTCAAATTGGGGTTACCTTGGAG ATTCTCAGATATTTGTTCAGTTCACGCCAAAAATCAAGGTTGCAAGCACGAGGTTCTCTGATTATCATTTTAGAAATGCATTGGCAG AGAGGCTAGCGCGATGGATGGAGAATGGAGACAGTGAGGgggagctgcagctgcagtgCAGAAATAAGTCTAGACCATCACCCAGATCATGCATTTTGCATATTGTCGAG ATTGCTAAATTGATAGTTGCGGTATATAATTAA
- the LOC117838664 gene encoding uncharacterized protein isoform X2, whose product MLYKSFYLALLNDARRYFLLLAIKIAVTLFSSHQGPPLGLCLAITSIHPRLSCRTYHLSMHHKCGLHQQESSTNGNIRTKQCPMRWIDFSMPRNPTKTSMSNWGYLGDSQIFVQFTPKIKVASTRFSDYHFRNALAAERLARWMENGDSEGELQLQCRNKSRPSPRSCILHIVEIAKLIVAVYN is encoded by the exons ATGCTGTATAAATCCTTTTATTTAGCCTTACTAAATGATGCGAGAAGGTATTTTCTTTTGCTTGCAATTAAAATTGCTGTAACGCTATTCTCCTCTCATCAGGGACCTCCCTTGGGGCTGTGCTTGGCTATCACCAGCATTCATCCTCGCCTGAGCTGCAGAACTTACCATCTATCAATGCATCACAAATGTGGTTTGCATCAGCAAG AATCAAGCACTAATGGAAACATAAGGACCAAACAATGTCCCATGAGATGGATCGACTTCAG TATGCCGAGGAACCCTACCAAAACATCGATGTCAAATTGGGGTTACCTTGGAG ATTCTCAGATATTTGTTCAGTTCACGCCAAAAATCAAGGTTGCAAGCACGAGGTTCTCTGATTATCATTTTAGAAATGCATTGGCAG CAGAGAGGCTAGCGCGATGGATGGAGAATGGAGACAGTGAGGgggagctgcagctgcagtgCAGAAATAAGTCTAGACCATCACCCAGATCATGCATTTTGCATATTGTCGAG ATTGCTAAATTGATAGTTGCGGTATATAATTAA
- the LOC117838664 gene encoding uncharacterized protein isoform X4: MHHKCGLHQQESSTNGNIRTKQCPMRWIDFSMPRNPTKTSMSNWGYLGDSQIFVQFTPKIKVASTRFSDYHFRNALAVYGKELNATLAERLARWMENGDSEGELQLQCRNKSRPSPRSCILHIVEIAKLIVAVYN, from the exons ATGCATCACAAATGTGGTTTGCATCAGCAAG AATCAAGCACTAATGGAAACATAAGGACCAAACAATGTCCCATGAGATGGATCGACTTCAG TATGCCGAGGAACCCTACCAAAACATCGATGTCAAATTGGGGTTACCTTGGAG ATTCTCAGATATTTGTTCAGTTCACGCCAAAAATCAAGGTTGCAAGCACGAGGTTCTCTGATTATCATTTTAGAAATGCATTGGCAG TCTACGGTAAAGAGTTAAATGCCACCTTAGCAGAGAGGCTAGCGCGATGGATGGAGAATGGAGACAGTGAGGgggagctgcagctgcagtgCAGAAATAAGTCTAGACCATCACCCAGATCATGCATTTTGCATATTGTCGAG ATTGCTAAATTGATAGTTGCGGTATATAATTAA
- the LOC117838664 gene encoding uncharacterized protein isoform X5 gives MRWIDFSMPRNPTKTSMSNWGYLGDSQIFVQFTPKIKVASTRFSDYHFRNALAVYGKELNATLAERLARWMENGDSEGELQLQCRNKSRPSPRSCILHIVEIAKLIVAVYN, from the exons ATGAGATGGATCGACTTCAG TATGCCGAGGAACCCTACCAAAACATCGATGTCAAATTGGGGTTACCTTGGAG ATTCTCAGATATTTGTTCAGTTCACGCCAAAAATCAAGGTTGCAAGCACGAGGTTCTCTGATTATCATTTTAGAAATGCATTGGCAG TCTACGGTAAAGAGTTAAATGCCACCTTAGCAGAGAGGCTAGCGCGATGGATGGAGAATGGAGACAGTGAGGgggagctgcagctgcagtgCAGAAATAAGTCTAGACCATCACCCAGATCATGCATTTTGCATATTGTCGAG ATTGCTAAATTGATAGTTGCGGTATATAATTAA
- the LOC117838663 gene encoding uncharacterized protein: MAAGKAAPMKKPSFGTRAWRLLRLAVLWARRGGAAHSLRLLRTLRRHGHGLGLGGGGARGDRLRHGEREFSIDETPAFRFRTPSARVLRLIPCIAPETPGLYGDDRYFFRDAAARALEEDDAEAYGSSYGADQLGSERAGGDEEEEEEELSCYCAYGGGDDEQLLERAVAESCRASTAAEEDAGVDVKADEFIARFYAQMKLQRQISWLQYNEMMQRSVS, encoded by the coding sequence ATGGCGGCAGGGAAGGCGGCGCCGATGAAGAAGCCGTCGTTCGGGACGCGGGCGTGGCGGCTGCTGCGCCTGGCGGTGCTctgggcgcggcggggcggcgcggcgcacaGCCTGCGCCTGCTCCGGACGCTCCGGCGCcacgggcacggcctcggcctcggcggcggcggggcccgcgGCGACCGCCTCCGGCACGGGGAGCGCGAGTTCTCCATCGACGAGACGCCGGCGTTCCGGTTCCGCACCCCgtccgcgcgcgtgctccgccTCATCCCCTGCATCGCCCCCGAGACCCCGGGCCTCTACGGCGACGACCGCTACTTCTTccgcgacgccgcggcgcgcgcgctggaggaggacgacgccgagGCGTACGGCAGCAGCTACGGCGCCGACCAGCTGGGTAgcgagcgcgccggcggcgacgaggaggaggaggaggaggagctgagcTGCTACTGCgcctacggcggcggcgacgacgagcagcTGCTGGAGCGCGCGGTCGCGGAGTCGTGCCGCGCGAGCacggccgcggaggaggacgccggggtGGACGTGAAGGCGGACGAGTTCATCGCCAGGTTCTACGCGCAGATGAAGCTGCAGCGCCAGATCTCGTGGCTGCAGTACAACGAGATGATGCAGAGGAGCGTCAGCTAG
- the LOC140221314 gene encoding anaphase-promoting complex subunit 11 encodes MKVKILQWHAVASWTWDAQDETCGICRMAFDGCCPDCKFPGDDCPLIWGACNHAYHLHCILKWVNSQTSTPLCPMCRREWQFKG; translated from the coding sequence ATGAAGGTCAAGATTCTTCAGTGGCATGCAGTCGCTTCTTGGACGTGGGATGCGCAAGATGAGACATGTGGCATATGCAGGATGGCATTTGACGGCTGCTGCCCTGACTGTAAGTTTCCTGGTGACGATTGCCCGCTCATCTGGGGTGCCTGCAACCATGCttatcatcttcactgcatacTGAAGTGGGTCAATTCTCAAACATCTACACCCCTTTGCCCCATGTGCCGTAGAGAGTGGCAGTTTAAGGGCTAA